A stretch of Acropora muricata isolate sample 2 chromosome 7, ASM3666990v1, whole genome shotgun sequence DNA encodes these proteins:
- the LOC136923161 gene encoding mRNA export factor GLE1-like, producing MFWSHDHEAILCREVVNVNPYTTKKGSTKRSSMWEKIADTLNKCAVPKFRVDKRSVRDHVGNLVYKHKKKLQAEEKATGITPDEPTELENLLDTIIALEESGEAELQETQGTSSKKLQYDRAKAEDVRLKAMEKLSETKKRDSSADECDDKPKRQRRSGGDAIQYLAERAKVSDQLKEEDLKMRKEHQTLEREKMEVLRKQQMQMQQQKEDVLKVIQQQQQQSQQQLLNSQMMMMEQQQQQSKALMLLLEK from the coding sequence ATGTTTTGGAGTCATGACCATGAAGCCATTCTATGCAGAGAAGTCGTCAATGTAAATCCCTACACAACTAAGAAAGGGTCAACAAAAAGAAGCAGCATGTGGGAAAAAATAGCAGACACTTTGAACAAATGCGCTGTGCCGAAATTCAGAGTCGATAAGCGGTCAGTTCGAGACCATGTTGGAAATCTTGTTTACAAACATAAGAAGAAACTTCAAGCCGAGGAAAAAGCAACTGGGATAACTCCCGATGAGCCAACGGAATTAGAAAACCTACTGGATACGATCATCGCGTTGGAGGAAAGTGGTGAAGCGGAATTACAGGAAACACAGGGAACAAGCAGTAAAAAACTTCAATACGACCGGGCGAAGGCGGAAGATGTTCGACTAAAAGCGATGGAGAAGCTGTCAGAGACGAAGAAAAGAGACTCATCAGCAGATGAATGCGACGATAAACCGAAGCGTCAACGAAGAAGTGGAGGTGATGCTATCCAATACTTAGCTGAAAGAGCCAAAGTAAGTGACCAACTGAAAGAGGAAGACCTAAAGATGAGGAAGGAGCATCAAACACTCGAGAGAGAGAAAATGGAGGTCTTGAGGAAACagcaaatgcaaatgcaacagcAAAAAGAAGACGTGCTGAAAGTCATacagcagcaacagcaacaaagcCAACAGCAATTACTCAACTctcagatgatgatgatggagcagcaacagcagcagtCAAAGGCTTTGATGTTGTTATTGGAAAAATAA